The window CCGCTTTACAACGGCGTTTGATTAAACTAATATTAAATTATCTGTCGGCGGATTCACGGGCCTTGGATTTTTCCAAGATCGAAGCAGTGCGCCGGGGGACGCTGCAGGAACATCCCACCGTATGGAGTCTGGATTTGGGTGGGGGGCTGATCTGTGTGCGGCAATACGATACCATTTTGTTCTCGTCCAAGCCTCCGCAGCAGCAGGTTAGCTATACATATCGGCTGTCTTTGCCCGACTCCCGCCTTGAGCTATGGGAAATCGGAAAAGCAATGACAATGACGGTGCTGGAGAGGGAAAGTTTTGCTTTACAGGGGGAGGATTCCGGGAAGATGTCAGCCTGGTTTGACAGCGATGAGCTGGTGCTGCCGCTGACCGTCCGTTCCCGATTGCCTGGAGATACCATAAAGGTTATGGGATTAAACGGAAGCAAAAAGGTAAAAGATATTTACATTGATGATAAAATACCTTCTTCCGAACGTTCTAGAATTCCCCTCGTTTGTGATGGTTCGGGCAATATCGTCTGGATTCCGGGCGTAAGACGCTCGATGCATGCCGCAGTAGGGCGGCACACGGCCTCGGTTCTGCTCTTAACTCTGGAAGAACTGGAGAAAAGCGGAGAAACGTAATGGTCGCTGTAAGTCTTTCATAGTATAACTTAGGAGGTTCGCAAGTTGCAGAACGATATTCAGGAAATCTTGATCAGCCAAGAGGAAATTCAACAAAGAATCAGGGAGCTCGGCGCCCAGCTGAGCGAAGAATATGCAGGACGCACGCCTTTAGTGATCTGTGTGCTAAAAGGCGCGTTTATCTTTATGGCAGATTTGGTTAAAGTCATTACAGTACCCGTTGAAATGGACTTTATGGCAGTATCCAGCTACGGTGGTACGACCAAATCATCCGGTATTGTCAAAATCATCAAGGATTTGGACACATCAGTTGAAGGCCGCGATGTTCTGATTGTGGAGGACATTATCGACAGCGGTCTTACGCTCAGCTATTTGATTGACATGCTGCAGGGCCGCAACGCTGCTTCTGTCAAAGTAGTCACCCTGTTCGACAAACCGTCAGGCCGTGCAGTTAATCTTGAAGCCGAATTTACCGGTTTTGTGATTCCTGATGCATTCCTGGTCGGCTACGGACTAGACTATGCCGAGCTATATCGGAACCTCCCTTATGTCGGTGTGCTGAAGCCTGAAATTTATTCCAAATGAACCAATCGACAGCCTTAGATCTACGGATCAGATTCCCGGGCCTGATGTTATTTGAGGACTCCGGGCAGGCTATGGTACAATAACTTGAGCGTTGTGAGAGGAGGTAGGGGATGAATCGGTTCATCCGGAATTCTGGTTTTTATTTGATTTTATTTTTAGTCGTGGTGGGCATTGTCCAGTTTGTCAGCAATGGAAATGAATCCGCCGATTTCCCTAGATACGATGAGTTACGGCAGGAGATCAAAACTAACAATGTGAAGAGCATGACGATTCAGTTTGAAGGTAATGCATTTCTGGTTACCGGTGAATACAAAAATTTGCCGACTGATGCCAAATCGAAAAGCTTCTCCACATATGTTCCTCCTACTGATGCAGCCATCAATGAACTCATATCCGCCAGCGATTCCAATGGCGTAGAGTTGACCCAGAAGAAAATGGAAGGCGACAGCATCTGGCTGACATTCCTTTCTTCCATTATCCCGCTGGTAATTATGTTCATCCTGTTCTTCTTCCTGTTCAATAATGCGCAGGGCGGCGGCGGCAAAGTGATGAACTTCGGCAAGAGCAAAGCCCGCCTGTACAATGAAGAGAAGAAGAAGATCAGCTTCGAGGATGTTGCTGGTGCTGATGAAGAGAAGCAGGAACTGGTCGAAGTGGTCGAGTTCTTGAAGGATCCTCGTAAGTTCGCTGCAGTAGGTGCCCGTATTCCTAAGGGGGTACTGCTGGTCGGTCCTCCAGGGACTGGTAAAACCTTGCTGGCCCGCGCTGTTGCCGGTGAAGCAGGCGTTCCTTTCTTCAGTATTTCCGGTTCCGACTTTGTAGAAATGTTCGTCGGTGTCGGTGCTTCCCGTGTACGTGACCTGTTCGAGAATGCCAAGAAGAATGCTCCATGTATCATCTTTATTGATGAGATCGATGCAGTGGGCCGTCAACGCGGCGCCGGACTCGGCGGCGGACATGATGAACGCGAACAGACGCTCAACCAATTGCTCGTCGAGATGGACGGCTTTGGCGGCAACGAAGGTATCATCATCGTCGCGGCTACTAACCGCGCAGACATACTTGATCCGGCGCTTCTCCGTCCGGGACGTTTTGACCGCCAGATTACGGTTGACCGCCCTGATGTGAAAGGCCGTGAAGCTGTACTGAAGGTTCACTCCCGTAATAAACCTCTTACGAAGGACGTCAGACTTGATGTTATCGCTAAGCGTACTACCGGGTTTACCGGTGCCGACCTGGAGAATTTGCTGAATGAAGCGGCACTCCTCGCTGCCCGCCGTAACCGCAAGGATATTACCATGCGGGAAGTCGATGAAGCGATTGACCGTGTAATCGTGGGTACTGAGAAACGCAGCCGTGTCA of the Paenibacillus pedocola genome contains:
- the hpt gene encoding hypoxanthine phosphoribosyltransferase — translated: MQNDIQEILISQEEIQQRIRELGAQLSEEYAGRTPLVICVLKGAFIFMADLVKVITVPVEMDFMAVSSYGGTTKSSGIVKIIKDLDTSVEGRDVLIVEDIIDSGLTLSYLIDMLQGRNAASVKVVTLFDKPSGRAVNLEAEFTGFVIPDAFLVGYGLDYAELYRNLPYVGVLKPEIYSK
- the ftsH gene encoding ATP-dependent zinc metalloprotease FtsH — translated: MNRFIRNSGFYLILFLVVVGIVQFVSNGNESADFPRYDELRQEIKTNNVKSMTIQFEGNAFLVTGEYKNLPTDAKSKSFSTYVPPTDAAINELISASDSNGVELTQKKMEGDSIWLTFLSSIIPLVIMFILFFFLFNNAQGGGGKVMNFGKSKARLYNEEKKKISFEDVAGADEEKQELVEVVEFLKDPRKFAAVGARIPKGVLLVGPPGTGKTLLARAVAGEAGVPFFSISGSDFVEMFVGVGASRVRDLFENAKKNAPCIIFIDEIDAVGRQRGAGLGGGHDEREQTLNQLLVEMDGFGGNEGIIIVAATNRADILDPALLRPGRFDRQITVDRPDVKGREAVLKVHSRNKPLTKDVRLDVIAKRTTGFTGADLENLLNEAALLAARRNRKDITMREVDEAIDRVIVGTEKRSRVISEREKRIVAYHEAGHTIVGYFLEHADMVHKVTIIPRGRAGGYVIMLPKEDRMLVTKQELLDKVTGLLGGRVAEELFIGEVGTGAYSDFQQATRIVRSMIMEYGMSDKLGPMQFGTSQGQVFLGRDIGHEQNYSDSIAYEIDQEMQNFIRSCYERCRELLTKYSKEMHLIANTLLEKETLELDQIKELIEQGYLTEDGKPEEVPGVTHEAGEPVIDSIGDVRVRIQGKTDDDSATLPDLTKDIPNKTDSEDGNDPNGGNKDGGGSLV